ACATAATGTGGAAAGTACCATCACCGTGACGTTTGCTTGCATTCTGCTCATCCTGGGTTCTGgttatcagaaacaaaagcatctTCAGTCTAAAATGTTCAGGCCAAGCACATGATTCAGTTAAAAAGATTCAATATGCCTGCTCCCTGACCTCAGAAGTACATTACACATGATAAAACGTCTCCATTAGAATTCTTCCATTAAGTGGCTGAAACCATGATTCAATTCGGAATGGAAAGGAGatcatgcttcagttatacagagcaTTGGTAGGATCAcatctagaatattgtgtacagtgctagtCACGTGCTTAAGGATGCTGatgcattggaagcagctcagaaaaggtttactagaCTAAGACCTAGAATGAGTAGGTTGATTTGGAGGAAAAGTTAAATCGGCTCGATCTGTATCCTCTGGAGAAAGAGTCAGTAGTGACTTAGTTGAAACATAAAAGATCTTAAGGTGACTTGACCAGTTGGACATTGAAAGGAGTTTTCTTTTGTCAGGTGGAACTGGGAGTAATAGATTTAAAATAGGTGTTGCCCAGCTAAGACAAATGAGGAAACATATTTTTCCTCTAAGAAGAttaagagtctttggaattcattTCCTTAAAAGGCAATGGATGCAGAGTCTTCAAACATTTTGAAGGCAGATGTAGATAAATGCTTAATTAGCCAGGGGATGAAAGGTTATCAATGATGTGCAGGAATACAGAGTTGAGTTAAaaccagatcaaccatgatcttataaaatggcagagcaggcttgaagagaCAAGTGGCTTACTCTTGATCTTTGTTCAAATGGAACACCCTTTAGATTCAATTAAAATTAAAAATTTGGGGAAATATTCATCAATACAGTTGCCATATCAAAACACTGAGTCACAGAGTCTGACATCACAGACAAAGACTATTCAGCCCATGCTAGAATATCTTTCAAAGGGCTATCTAATTGCCTCACTCTATCTCTATCATTCTGCATCTTTTTGATGCCTTCTTTTTGAAAGTCAGTATGGAATCTGCTTCATATTCCGTAGCATATGCTAGATCAGGACAACCTGAGAAACCGTATTTTCCAATGATCTTAAACTGGTGCACTATGGTTATCAAACCTTTCATCAAATGGTTTCTTCACTCTTAAACGTTTAAGGAGttgaccattcagcccttgagtctcctccaccattcagcaaggtcatggctgatctgattgtaacctcaagcCCCATATTCCCATTTATAGCTGATAACTTTTCACCTCCTTGCTTAATTAGAATCTATCCACCTCAGTCTTACAAATCTGCTCGGACtttgaatttaaaacagtatcCCCTAGTTCTTGATTCTTGCATGAAAGGAAATGTCCTCTCCACATTCACCCTGTCAAGACCCTCaggattttatgtttcaattaatTCAACTCATGCTCTCAAAGTCCAACAGATTCAAGTCTAGAATATGCAACTTTTCCTGGTAAGATAAACCACTCATTACATATTATTACTtattagtctggtaaaccttctctgaactgcttccaatgaatTTACATGATGCCTTATATAAAGTGACCAATACTATGCACTTTTCTATTCCCCTCACAGTAAAGAATAACATTGTTAGCTTTCCTATTCACTTGCCATCTATACACCAGTATTtgtgtgattcatgtactaagacacctCCATGACAGAAAACTGTAATGTTTCATCATTTAGAGAATATGttgcttttttattctttctgctgAATTGGACAATTTCAAATTTCCCAGATTATATTCATCTGCCACATCTTTGTAGAATCACAACCTTTTTTTTGCAGCTGctttatgtcctcttcacaacttactttccaaGTTATCTTTGTGCCAACATCAGATTTGGTAATCATAACTTACAttccttcatccaagttatttgcATAATTTGTAAGTATTTAAGGTTCCATCAATCCATATGGCCTTCCGCTTATTTCATCTTACCAACCTGAAAATTCCCATTTATGtccactctctatttcctgttgaaCAGCCAATCTTTTCTTTCTTCAGTGTGTGCATGCTCAATCCCCCCCACACCATCAATGGGGTTTATATTTGTTTTTACGACCACTGACAATTTATTGTCAATTGCAGCCAAAACATTTCTCCTCTCCCTCTAATGGAAAAGGGCATTTTTCTATTTGGTGTAACAATGTCCAGTTTCTCAGTGTCACTTGTAAAATGTTAGCATTTGCATGTGAACATTACTGAGGAGTAGTTTGCTCATCACTTTAAACTATCTTATTATTTAACAGATATAGAAATGCAATGCATTCCCCAACTCATTGCTCTTGTGCTGATTGAGGGGGGAGTGATTGACATTGATGCTCTTGTTTACACACTTCATGATTGTAAAGTTCAATCACATTCAGATGCAGTTTGAAGTCCCAAAATCTTCCATGTTCTCCAATGCTGAGCCCCTGCCCACACCCAGTGTGTCCCTGCCATGCAACTCCCCACTGCCCCTAAGCATCCATGTATCTTTTCTCCATCAGTGATTCCAGATATTTCCTAGCAGCTATTtgggcacagtggcacagtggttagcactgctgcctcactgcaccagagactcgggttcaattcccgcctcaggcgactgactgtgtggagtttgcacattctccccgtgtctgcgtgggtttcctccgacagtccaaagatgtgcaggtcaggtgaattggccatgctaaattgctcatcgtgttaggtaaggggtagatgtaggggtatgggtgggttgcgctacggcggggcggtgtggacttgttgagccgaagggcctgtttcaacaatGCAAGGAATATAGTCTATAGTCTAATCAACAAGCAGTTTGCTGTAGTCTTTGTTGAAAATTGCATCTGAATGTTGTTTTGCTCTGGAGGAATGGAAagaaccacacagacagttttaATATAGAGGACTTTTGAGAGATTTATGAAAAGAAATGATTAATTACAAAACTATTGGACAGTTTGTGCAGAACTGTTGGATCAGTCTCTGAAAGGAAGGGTTCTCTGGACTTTGCCCCCCAACATCAACTACTCTTCCCTTGCAATTGTTTCTTCTTGACATTTATAAACCATTCAAACACACACCAGCACTTGCCTAAACAGTATGGCAACTGAGAAGTCATGTGCTCAACAGTCATGGGAATAAGAGATTGCCTTCGGCATGAAGGTTGGGCCTGGACTCACTGGATGTCAGCAGAAAGGGAGGCAATCTTCTTGGAAAAGATTCTGAGGCGCTTCTCGAGAGACAAAAGAATCGAACAGTGGGCACAGTTCATAAATAAAATGTATTTCATTTAAGATAGAAATGAGGAGATAATTCTGCTCTCAGTTGTACCTCTTGGGAATTCTCTTCCTATGAGCATTGAAGGCAAAGTTACTGAATATGTTCAAATCTGAACTaacagattttctttttaaaatcaaaaaGGAGTCAAGGGTTGTAGGGATAGGGAGGGAAATTAAACAAGAGAAATAAGGCTGCAACCAGATCAATCACGAATTGAGTTTGAACGTGGAACAGGCTCCAAGGTGTGAATGACTTGCACCTGTTCTTTTTTTCCGAAGTTTTAATGTAGATCATTATACTGGACCAATAGAGTGAGCAGTTCTGGATGTTTTTTGATTAAATATGCAAGATTGGCAATGTAGTTCTCTCACCTTGGCATGCTTGCGGACAACTGGTAATAGACTTTGTCGCTGTCTGACAATGCGTTTTGGGAAACGTCACTCTCAGCTCTCACTGGTGATTGTGACTGATCCTCACTGGACTGTCCATCGAAACCAACAGCATTTCGCAGCCTGAAGGTCAGAGGTAAATAAAGTCAGTCCAACTATGGTCAGCCATGATGGAGCCATAACTGGCGTCAGATTACGAATTAACATGGGTCTGATTATAAACAGCATAAGGCTGGCTCACAATGTGTTGCTGTAATTCAGTGGCGACAGTGCAGACAAACAGTTTAGACAGAACCAAATATGGCGACAATCCAAACTATGGAAAGTATCAAAATAACAGAAACTAATTGTATAAAAGGGTGATAATACGCAATTTGAGGCACAAGTGATTTTGTCACTATCTGTAGGCACTGGTTACTTCATCGTTGAAGTCTTCCAGACGATTTCCCCTCCGTACCGATTAGGACAAACCTCGAATTATCTAATCTTGGCTCAACACAGGATCACTGCAATTCTACTCCGACAACATTCGGGACAGACTGAAGAAAGCCGTTCGCAATAAACAGCGAAAATCTCAATCGGATGGATGCCCTTCTCTTCACCCGGGACAGTGGGGGAATTATTCAGCGTTACTATCCAGCGTGTGCCATCCGTATTAATAGATTGATATTGAAATCCAGGATAGAGTCGGGAGGGAATCTCAGATTGCACACTCCCTGTTCAATCTGCAGAGTGTAGTGTAAGGCGACTTGTGGTTTCTGTAGGAGGGTTATAACATCTGCAGCTCATAAACAGGTTATTCATCGTAACATTGATCCATGTTGAGGTCCCCCATTTCCGACCTCATCACCTCATTCTCCCAGTGACTCtttcccactccccccacccccgccgcACAGATGAAATGTGTACAATTTTACTCGGTATGGTGGCCATAATTATTTATGAGCGTTATATACGCACTGAATGTGATGGATTGATATCAGGCGAAATGAAATGAAATACTCTGGACGTTGTGATCATCATCAGCGAATCCTCCccgctccccacccccaacagcGTGTGTTGTCATATCAAAGCTCTGGCCTTGAGGCTGAGCCAGCCATCCCACCCCCAAGTAAGTGTATGTCTACATTCTGCAATGTACAATCGAGATTGCAGATGAGCCCATCGGaaagaggaacaggagtaggccattcagccccacgagCTTGCTCTACCATTGAACAGCATCATTGCTCATTCCACACTCCTCACTTCCCTGCTCCTTTCCGATAACCCTTGATCTAACTGGTCAAGAATCCATCTtcataatgaagggcttttgcccgaaacgtcgattctcctgctcctcggatgctgcctgaccctctgtgcttttccagcaccacactctggacaagaatctatctcaaccttaaatCTACAGAATGAGCCACCTCCCCCCAAACCTCCTCCCTCCCCTACCACAACAGCTCTCTGTACAGTTCAATGCTATATTTTCAAATCTACAATAATGTAGGATTGCCCACATTCGCTCAGGACACTTTAGACAAGGAAAGTTAATGGCgcgggtgggggtggaggtgggggattGAAATGGAATTGAGTGCCTTTGGAAGCTGGAGAGAAAGCGGGGAGTGAACTTACCCCAGGTGGGAGTAGGTTCCGAGGGCCGCGAACCCCGTTGTGCGGGAGCAGAACACATTCAGAAGAGCGAAAAGCGTCAGGAAGTGGGAGCTGAGCCGGATCATCATTGCGTCGGGTCCTGAAATCCAACACACAAAGCCGTAACCTCAGGGTCTCTCACTCGGCTGAATGGTTTCCGACCTGTCTCCTGGCTGAAAAAGTAGGGAAGTCCACTTTGGGGGGAATGTGGGGTGACGGAATAAAAAGGATCAAAGTTCGCCCTTCAATCTTTCCTGGAAATAAAACATACTCGACTCGAAATTCTAATTATTATCTCTCAAACCCatgtctctcattctctctctctctcacacacacacacacgcacaataaCTATCAATTCGTCTGGAAATACATGGGAAAGTACACTGTTAAAAATGATGCAGTTTTGCATTTTCCAGAAACAAATTTATCGACCGAAAGCCAGTTGAAAGACTTACCAGATACTGCACTACGTTGTGGCTTGAGGCTGGAGTTGGAGGTTTGGTCGCTGTCCTTGGTGCTGAATTGGACAACGAGAAACGAAAGCACAAAGGATCTCTTTCAGTTGTTTGCGTCTGTTTCTGAGCCTCTGCCAATCTCTTTAgctctgcgtctctctctgtctcacagtaAGGTCGAGATCTCCTAGTTCTCTTCAAATCCCAGGACTGGAGCTCTGATATCCAACACTCAGAAACTTGTGGGTTTTATACGACAGAGCAAGTCACCGTCCACGTGGAACAGTCACGCTCCAGTTCCAAGGAAAAAAAGAACACAAGGACGTCATCGGCACTCCCTATGGAGTGAGAACACGTAGCCAAAGCCGGTTTAACAACTTATCGAGGGAGGTGCTTGTAATGCGTGGTCATCTCCAGAGCCTGGTCTCTTCTGTATATTGAAATGTTCAGTGTTAAATTCCAAACTTTTCCCGACTTCTAATGTCCCTCCATTAGAAATGTACATGTTTCAACAGTCCCCAGCCCCCTACCGTATAGATTcttacagcacggaaagagacaTCACAATGCTTTTCTATTAAACTAACCAATATCTTAACCCCACAAATTTCGCTCCTTCAACTAATGATCTAGTTCTTTTTGAAAAAGCGTTTCAAAGTTGTGTATCTCAATCACATCTCACTCCCTCTATAAAGTGCTAATGTCTCCTTTGGATCTTTCGCCAATTATCTTAAGTTTGTACCTTTTGGTTACTGACCCATTGGTCTCAGTCTCTTCTCATGGCCTTTTCATTTTCAATCCCTCCATTAAATTTCCCCTTAACCTCGAATTAACAGGAACAGTCTCAGTCTTTCCACGTCATGAAAAAAAAATCGCTTTTATAAATCTATTTAGATATGGCTGAATTGTCTGTTGAACTGATGAATAGCTAAAAACATCCAGATACAATAATTCGAGCAATTGAACATGACCTGGACATTAGAATTTGTGCAAATTTAGACTTTGTACTTAATATTTCTTCTCCACCTCCAATTGTCGTGGCATTAGATGCAGAGTAGATACACACGACTGTATATGTCTGTATCAATTTTGGTAGAATATGATATTAGGAATTTATACATGGCACATTACCTTGTCAGCGATGAAATTATTCATCAAATGATTACTTTTTTGTGCCAACAAactaagacaaaaaaaaaattaatcccAATTGAAAACTGTCTCGGTATAATTGGTTTGCGTGCAATTGCAAGCTCAGTCAATGGTTTGAATGTATTAAGTGTCAGTTTAGTGAGAGCCTGTCGATACCTTGGGTGGGTTagcaaatgtaatctaatgaaggGTTCACAAAGTTTATGTATGGACTGATGGACGCGGCGACTGCAGCAGAATCTAATCGAAGAGTTCAGAGAGTTTGCGTTCAAAACAGTCAATGGTTGGTTGATAGTggggcagtggtagtgtcccgaTCTCTGAAGCTCCGAGGCCGAGGTTCAAGTAAAATCTATTTCATAAAAGGCATGTCGGTTCAGAAATGTTGAGTGTTAGCGGTGATAGTAGAAGCGAGACTCCCGAATctcttctgtgtaaaaaaacacaAACCCAGATGGTAGAAGGCAGTAAACGGAAGGGAACTTGTGTCACAACAACGACATTAAATGACTGGGTACAACATTATTCCGGGAAACATGCACGACATTTCTTCAGATTACTGATATGGAGGAGGCAAATTTAGGATTAGTTTAATCAAGGAATTCAAGAGAATTTGCGTGTAGAATCATTCATATCCAGAAACGAAGTGAAGTGTGGAATTTAGATGAATTCCAGATTAATTGAATGGTCATTAAGAATTCTCTgggaacattttgaaaattaatgGAATATGTCATAGATGGTCTCTATGTAGGAAACGTTGGATACTCGAGAGTAAATTATAATCGTAACTCAACAAATCTGTTCAATTCGTTAATCAATGGATACCTAATTGCAAGTTATGGGCTACGATTTAATAAAGGTTTCGTTGGGTTAGGGATACCTGGGAATTAAAACAAAAACGTTTTTGTTCCGGAGCAGAAGTGCTCTTATATACACCTGGAGCACGTGGAACTCGAACTCAGGTCTCTCGATCTCGGGATAGGGACACCACTACTGTACAACAAGAGAACCCCAGGGATGCTATAGGTGGGATTCTAATAAGGGAACCCTGttaatctggattagtggtgctggaagagcacagcagttcaggcagcatccaacgagcagtgaaatcgacgtttcgggcaaaagcccttcatcaggaataaaggcagtgagcctgaagcgtggagagataagctagaggaaggtgggggtggggagagagtagcatagagtacaatgggtgagtgtgggaggagatgaaggtgataggtcaaggaggagagggtgcagtggataggtggaaaagaagataggcaggtcggacaagtccggacaaatcaaggagacagttactgagctggaagtttgaaactaggatgaggtgggggaaggggaaatgaggaagctgttgaagtccacattgatgccctggggttgaagtgttccgaggcggaagatgaggcgttcttcctccaggcatctggtggtgagggagcggtggtgaaggaggcccaggacctccatgtcctcggcagagtgggagggggagttgaaatgttgggccacggggccgtttggttgattggtgcgggtgtctcagagatgttccctaaagtgctctgctaggaggcgcccagtctccccaatgtagaggagaccacattgggagcaacggatacaataaatgatattggtggatgtgcaggtgaaactttgatggatgtggaaggttcctttagggccttggatagaggtgagggaggaggtgtgggcacaggttttacagttcctgcggtggcaggggaaagtgccagaatgggagggtgggtcgtaggggggtgtggacctgaccaggtagtcatggagggaatggtctttgcggaaggtggaaaggggtggggagggaaatatatccctggtggtggggtctttttggaggtggcggaaatgtcagtggatgatttggttgatgcgaaggtttgtcgggtggaaggtgagcaccggggcgttctgtccttgttacggttggaggggtggggtctgagggcggaggtacgggatgtggacaagatgcattggagggcatctttaaccacgtgggaaggggaattgcggtctctaaagaaggaggccatccggtgtgtcctatggtggaactggtcctcctgggagcagatacggcggaggcggagaaattgggaatacgggatggcatttttgcaagagatagggtgggaagatgtgtaatccaggtagctatgggggTCGGGGGGTtgttaaaaaatgtcagtgtcaagtcggtcgtcactaatggagatggagaggtccaggaaggggagcgaggtgtcagagatagtccaggtaaatttaagttcagggtggaatgtgttggtgaagttgatgaattgctcaacctcctcgcgggagcatgaggtggcgccaatgcagtcatcaatgtagcggaggaagaggtggggagtggtgccggtgtaattacggaagatcaactgttctacatagccaacaaagagacaggcatagctggggcccatacgtgtgcccatggctacgcctttggtctggaggaagtgggaggatttaaaggagaaattgttaagggtgaggaccagttcggccaaacgaatgagagtgtcagtggaagggtactgttggggacgtctggagaggaaaaaacggaaggcttggaggccctggtcatggcgaattgaggtgtagagggattggatatccatggtgaagataaggcattgggggccggggaaacggaagtcttgaaggaggtggagggcgtgggtggtgtctcgaacgtacttggggaattcctggactaggggggataggacagtgtcaaggtaggtagagatggctcactgcctttattcctgaagaagggcttttgcccgaaacgttgatttcactgcttgttggatgctgcctgaactgctgtgctcttccagcaccactaatccagtatttggttttcagcatctgcagtcattgtttttaaccctGTTAATCTGACAATTCACTGAATTCAATGTGAGAAAATGGTCGGTTACCTGGATCCCATTCCCAAATCAGACCATTTACATTGCGTTTTAGTGGGCTTTGTTTGTAGATAACTAACTGGCCAGGTGGCTGATTACTGGTGATAGTTAATGATAAACGAAAGCCATGGTAatttggtggtggaaaagcagCTCAGATGTGCGTGATAGCTCTTCTGGATAATAAAAAAAACTAGATTTTGTTTACCTCTTGACCAagtggcctgggttcaagtcgtacctgccccagaggtgtggattagcatctctgaacaggtccATCAGAAAATATCTAGATCGCTTTAAGGGTTGAATGGCACAGTGGTAGCGTAACTACCTCTGGTCCTGAAAGCCTGGGTCAAGCGCCACCTGCTCTTGAAGCATGTCATAACCCAtttgaacagattgattcaaAGCATCTGTCTGGATTGGGTTGTGGCTTTCCTCCAACGGCTTAACTGCTAGATTGGAGGACGGTAGTGTGTCCCAAAATAAATTGTGTTGAGGAGGGCTCCTGTGaaacagtgatagtgtccctacgtTTGAGCCAGCAGTTCCAAAGGTGTAATAACATCGCTGACAGCTTGATTAGTTGCATTGAAAGCTGATTAAATAAAGTATTAGATTTGTGTTgagcttttgtggtgcagtggcaaaATCCCTACCTTTGAaacaggaggcctgggttcatgcACCATTTGTTCCAAAGGGGAAAGCTAATAATCATGATCCAAACGTAGCGAATGTTTTCGAGAGGAACCAGCAGCTGATTAATGAGTTGACAAGCACGaaatcttctttgc
This is a stretch of genomic DNA from Chiloscyllium punctatum isolate Juve2018m chromosome 11, sChiPun1.3, whole genome shotgun sequence. It encodes these proteins:
- the LOC140482652 gene encoding VIP peptides-like; the protein is MMIRLSSHFLTLFALLNVFCSRTTGFAALGTYSHLGLRNAVGFDGQSSEDQSQSPVRAESDVSQNALSDSDKVYYQLSASMPRAKQHSDAIFNKDYSKLLVD